A single region of the Vicia villosa cultivar HV-30 ecotype Madison, WI linkage group LG4, Vvil1.0, whole genome shotgun sequence genome encodes:
- the LOC131599068 gene encoding pentatricopeptide repeat-containing protein At1g08070, chloroplastic-like has product MFYFNITKIPNIKPFQTRFFTTTSSILNLCTKPQHLQQIHARFFLHGLHQNSSLSSKLIDSYSNFGLLHFSHKLFHYTENPDSLLYNAYLRSLFRFGEYEKTLFLYKEMVEKSMCPDEDSCFSVLKCWNGLIYEAYESGKFVESFQFFCRMRKENVQPNSVTVINLLRVSIELNSLKMGKVLHSLVVVSDLCKDLTVNTAVLSMYVKLGDLEDARMVFEKMPEKDVVVWNIMISAYSGKGYSKESLELLYCMVRSGVRPDLFTAIPAISSITKLKFNEWGKQMHAQVMRNGSDYQVSVHNSLIDMYSMCDNINSAQKIFGLIVDKTVVSWSAMIKGYAMHGRCFEALSLFVEMKLCGTKVDFVIVINILPAFAKIGALHYVRYLHGYSLKTNLDSLKSLKTSLLSSYAKCGCIEMARKLFDEEKNSHKDIIAWNSMITAYSNHGEWFQCFQLYDQMKLSNVKPDQVSFLGILTACVNSGLVEKGKEIFKEMVEIYGHQPSKEHNACMVDLLGRAGKIDEASEIIENSRLNSDAKVYGPLLSACKMHDSESDFAELAAEKLINMEPKNAGNYVLLSNIYAAAGKWEKVAKMRSFLRDRGLKKIPGCSWVELNGLVHEFRVADQNHSRAEDIYSVLKVLEFEAGMENDDDLELGFGV; this is encoded by the coding sequence ATGTTCTACTTTAACATCACCAAAATCCCCAACATCAAACCTTTTCAAACAAGATTCTTCACCACAACCTCTTCTATACTAAACCTCTGCACCAAACCACAACACCTTCAACAAATCCATGCCAGATTCTTCCTCCACGGTCTCCACCAAAACTCTTCCCTTTCCTCCAAACTCATCGATTCTTATTCCAACTTCGGACTCCTTCATTTCTCTCACAAACTCTTCCACTACACCGAAAACCCAGATTCACTTCTCTACAATGCTTACCTTAGAAGCTTGTTTAGGTTTGGTGAATAtgaaaagactctttttttgtaTAAAGAAATGGTTGAGAAATCAATGTGCCCAGATGAGGATTcttgtttttctgttttgaaaTGTTGGAATGGTTTGATTTATGAGGCTTATGAAAGTGGGAAATTTGTGGaaagttttcaatttttttgtagGATGAGAAAAGAGAATGTGCAACCCAATTCAGTTACTGTGATTAACTTGTTAAGGGTTAGTATTGAATTGAACTCGTTGAAGATGGGGAAAGTTCTTCATTCTTTGGTTGTTGTGAGTGATTTGTGTAAGGATTTAACAGTGAATACTGCGGTGTTGTCGATGTATGTTAAGTTGGGTGATTTAGAAGATGCAAGAATGGTGTTTGAGAAAATGCCTGAGAAGGATGTTGTAGTTTGGAACATTATGATTTCGGCGTATTCTGGGAAAGGTTACTCTAAGGAATCGTTAGAACTTTTGTATTGTATGGTTAGATCGGGGGTTAGACCCGACTTGTTCACAGCGATCCCCGCGATTTCTTCGATCACGAAGCTAAAGTTTAACGAGTGGGGGAAGCAAATGCATGCTCAAGTGATGAGAAATGGTTCAGATTATCAGGTTTCTGTTCATAATTCTCTTATTGACATGTATTCAATGTGTGACAACATAAATTCGGCGCAGAAGATTTTCGGATTGATAGTGGACAAGACTGTGGTTTCGTGGAGTGCGATGATCAAAGGGTATGCAATGCATGGTCGGTGTTTCGAGGCGCTTTCTCTGTTCGTAGAAATGAAGTTATGTGGTACTAAAGTTGACTTTGTAATAGTAATCAACATTTTGCCTGCTTTTGCAAAGATAGGGGCATTGCATTATGTAAGATACTTACATGGTTACTCGTTGAAAACCAATCTGGATTCGCTCAAATCGCTTAAGACGTCGCTTCTTAGTAGCTATGCCAAATGTGGTTGCATAGAGATGGCTAGAAAGCTTTTTGATGAAGAGAAAAACAGCCATAAAGATATAATTGCATGGAACTCTATGATCACTGCATATTCCAACCATGGAGAGTGGTTTCAATGTTTTCAGTTATACGACCAAATGAAGCTATCAAATGTTAAACCAGATCAAGTATCGTTTCTCGGGATTCTCACGGCTTGTGTTAATTCAGGCCTTGTGGAAAAGGGCAAGGAGATTTTCAAGGAGATGGTGGAAATTTACGGTCACCAACCTAGTAAGGAACATAACGCTTGTATGGTGGATTTGTTAGGACGCGCTGGAAAAATCGATGAAGCAAGCGAAATAATAGAAAACAGTCGATTAAATTCAGATGCAAAGGTTTACGGACCCTTGCTAAGTGCATGTAAGATGCACGATTCAGAAAGCGATTTCGCCGAACTTGCTGCTGAGAAACTCATAAATATGGAACCGAAAAATGCTGGAAACTACGTGCTGCTATCGAATATATATGCTGCAGCAGGAAAATGGGAGAAAGTTGCTAAAATGCGGAGTTTTCTTAGAGATAGAGGACTAAAGAAAATACCAGGGTGTAGCTGGGTAGAGTTGAATGGACTAGTGCATGAGTTTCGTGTTGCGGATCAAAATCATTCAAGAGCAGAAGATATATATTCAGTATTGAAAGTTTTGGAGTTTGAAGCGGGCATGGAGAATGATGATGATCTCGAACTCGGTTTTGGAGTTTGA